ctgaagtctttctctgtagcatttaactgctcaccataagctttagcctgcaacctgtacaaagtatgacatttctttcaactagatataacaagagaacccttactgagcttccattgccctatgtgaaatctgctttcatactcttcatcatctagtcttccaactgaaattaaattcagcctcaagtcaaccacatgcctcacatccttaagtaccaacttgcagccaaggttggtctttaaatggatcacccatgccaatgatgtctgctgtgtcatagttgcccatcttgacaacaccaaagtttccagacctgtatgtagtaaaaaactctctccgaggtgtagcatgataagaagcacctgtgtcaatcacccactcaagatcctgacacacacaagaaaaaatatcatcagaaggagacaaaatcaaataatcaccaccctgcactgtagctgtagtattatcctttgactctgtagactccacttcttttccctttttcttgttcttcttaggttgcttacattggttcttgtaatgtcctttctcaccacagttatagcaaacaatatcttttcttgatcttgacttgctcctacccatacgtgaactgcttctagactttgaccttcctctattatctgagataagtgcctgtgaatcattttgagatgttgctgaactctttcttctcaactcctcattcaacaaactgcttgttacttgactcatagtgacaataccatctggtgcagaattactaagagaaaccaccagtgtctcccaactttctggtaatgaactaagaagtaacaatgcctgcaactcatcatcaagagacattttcatagaggataactggttagtaatactctgcatttcattcaaatgctcagtaatagaagcaccctctctatattttaggttcacaagttttctgatcaaaaaagctttgttgccagctgtttttctttcatagagactttccaattttttccaaagagaatatgcagaaatttcagtagaaacatggtgaaagacactatcatcaagccattgtctaataaactcaattgtttttcgatctaacctcttccactcatcatctgtcatagttgtaggttttgcactatccccttgcaaaggtccatacaaatctttgcaatacaagagatcttccattcttggtttccatatcatccaattatttctatTCAAACTAattatgcgagaaatattactggcctccatgttcaaatacaaaaattaaatcaccaaaaccccgctctgataccagttgatggggatataaacaggaataacctttgtataggaacaaatactagaagaccaaaatacgcagcggaataaaatggaaacacaatcaaacagaacaccaagatatacgtggaaaaccccttctatgtgaagggtaaaaaccacggggcaaactagagataatccactatgagaataatgaatgtacaaatcttaatctcttgcccaaaaccctagcaacaaccacaagagaataactgggatacaaggatcacgtcactgcccacaatatctaaaacctcccaagtaatcacaacaagagcctactgtagatttgatctaacctgagatgagaacactactagatgattgagaacaatctctctgcgttgtccttgtcttcttctctttttttctcttccttttctgtcttgttctcctgcttctctttggaatctcgtgccaccaaagatctgcctcgttgctgcctttttacagctttaatctacctctaaaacgcagccaccacaccccctaatcttaattagggttaggttaagagggggtatgtgttgtgggctaataaagcccacatgggctgaatatgggccatcagcccaacaacaacCAATCTGACTTGCTCGGAAGACTTGCAAGTCTGGAGACGGTGAAAAGGTAAATGCGGACTGATTGGTGTTCATAGCTAGCTAGCTAACGTTGAAGGATAACTCATTGCGGAAGGAGATTCCCAATAATTCAATGTTGAATAACGACTCATTAATGAGCCGACGGCTTTTGCACTATGATTTCAAAacctcttctcttcttttctcgTCAACTTTTATCTCATTTATTATCGAACACTTGGAACTCAGTCATGCATGTGCAAGGAGCATTTGGAACGTCGAAACTCCTTACACTGCAAAAGCCAGGCTGCAGATGCAACTATAATTATAAGCcagtcttctcttctcttctcttctcttctcgtcAACTTTTATCTCATTTATTATCGAACACTTGGGACAGCTTTGTTTCAAAATCACTGCATTGTCATTGAATGCAACACTcaaaggatgttttttttttttttttttccttcaagaatctattcttttaataatataccaatatttttttaatataatttgagTCTCTGCAACTGCCTCTCTccatttatcatattttattgtGTGTCACTGTCTCCATGAAAAGTCTACAGTACATCTTAATAATTGAACGTATGATTGCAGAATGCAATTTCTATTAGGATACAGGAAAACTAGACATATGAACCGAGAGAATTGGATAGAATTTAATAGTTTATTGTGGCATGAGGTCTAAGGACAAGTAAGTGTTGGTAAGAACTACATGGTAGAGATTATAGtgcaaaaattaataataatcaaGATTTAACACATTTACTTTGCTTTTTTAAGTCGATTAGATATTCCAATTGTTTCGATCCGTTAATTGATTGATTTAATTTTGTGATTGTTATAAACTGTTTCGTTTTCTTCAAGATTATTTTTAATTTCCAAAACGATTACTAATTCCTTTTTCTTGTTTATAATTTTGCAGCTTAAGTGAAGATGATTTGAACATAAACCCTTGCGCTCTATTGTTTATTATCTTAAAATTTTCTTTGTTAGTGCACTTTATATGAAGGCAATTAAATTCTTGTGAGTGGCGTTCTTTGGATAAAAATCTACATATCATTGATATAATTTTGTAAGTCATagtagaagaaaaataaaaaagaaaaactccgaGATATCATGAAATATAGACAAGTCCTTCATATAATTTTAGAGGTTCCAATTTACttaattggtaaagattttaATAATATATGATAAGCTCTGAGATATCACCACATATAAGATATATACTAGTATATCTTATGTTTGAATCATATATTCGTCACTTATCctttgtaaagaaaaaaaaatccttgaTATAAGTCAGatgtaaagaaagaaaaggaagaaaaaagattaaaaagaaaCATGAAAGTGAGCCTAATTCCAGATTTTGTGATGAACATATACTTAGAtgattaatttatataattttgttaatttctataaaaaaaaacattGGCAAAGAAAAGTATAAACTATTTGCTCAAAGTAAGACTAATATTGGGAATTTTATTTAGCAAAAGGAATGGCATCCTTTCATTTTCATAAGGAATAAACTGAATATAAATCTTTAAGGATATGAAATGATAATAGAAAAAGTAACAAAaaagagaaagggagagagattcaagaaaagaaaagaaacaaacaaacaGATTGCACctcgtgtatatatatgtgtgtatatatatatatatatatatatatatatatatatatatatatatatatatatatatatatatatatatatatatatatatataaaatatatcttatgATCTAAGATATGAAAttcttattatatttatattttttattatgaaaatatatttagaTATATGTTATTCGAAAAATATCCAAAGGTAAGTGACGATTCCAAATGCATATGAAGCTAAAGATTAACTTTTGCCAATTGTATACGTATAAAGAAAAACTTGATAATTAtacaaattttgaaagcaaatgggtatttatgataaattttattaGAATGCCAACCACTATGCTTAATGggctatgatattatttttagattattattaatatatattttttttaatccaaaCTAGATTTGGAAGTGAGTGGAAGTACAatgctaaataaaaaaaatatagggcTAATATCTAATTTAGCATTTTGATCATGGATCATTTAAGTCATTATAATTTACTTGTATATAAAAGaatctctatattttaaaaaaatataacatataagcccctctcattaagtttgagttaacaaaaGTTAGAGTATGTTTACATGatttgttgactcataataaataattaatataatgacatatgtaatttaagttttaaaaaggaTTAAGGTCTATTTTAGCCCCTATGATTTTGATCGGACCATTTAAGctcttataatttatttatatctaaaataactcatatatttttaaaaacataacatataagttcATTCCGTCAAATTTGAGTTAACAGAAATTAGAACGaaaagattaaaatatattttaaccaTTTTAGTTTTGGCTATGAACTACTTAAGTCCTTATGATTTATttgtctaaaataactcatatattttaaaaaacgtaacATATAAGTCCATCTCGTCAAGTCAGAGTTACGTTGGAATCTTCTTACGTGACATGATAAACCactaatataatgacatatgtaatttaagttaaaacaaaaataaaagcaCTGTCAATAATAGTAGAAGACAAAGTGACCACCGGTAGTAGCACCGAGCTGTTGTTGCCTAGTAGAGCATTGTAAGCACATAACTTCTACCGCGCTAATGACAAGCTCAAGAACTTCCGATCCTGCCTCAGGTAGATGTGCATCGACCAGTCCGACACTAAGCAGTGATCTCTTAATCCCTCTTTCTCCTCTTGGGCATTTTCGTCCTCATCGACTCTCTCTTCATCCTCTCATGCGCTTCCACCCACTGCGCCTACGACGTGATACAACTCTCTCTCACCTTCGCCGTCGACCTCTCCTACTTCTAACTCTTTGCTTTTGTCCGTCGCTTACTCTTTCTCGACAAAATGaaccttaattattttttaaactcatattatatatattttatattaataatttattataaatcaatattcAAAATTCTAACATGTAACATGAGAgacttatatactatatttttttaaaataaaacatgaataaatcataaaaattaatcCATAACCAATGGATTTTAAtcctttttaaaacttaaattatatatccttatattaatttaaaaatataaaaattattttatacatgaataAATCACTTAAGTGGTTCATGAAACTAAAATAGAACTTAACCTAATAATATATCCCTAATAAACATGATTACACGTTTGTATCAAAATAAGCATTCAGTTTGAAATCCAGATATAAATGTCAATGCACATGATAATGCAATACTTGTATATCGAACGAATGAgtgaaaaaggggaaaaaaaaacataacaaaACATAACATGTTCACAAGACTTGCGGCAAAAGCAAATCATCGCCAGCATGTGAGACATCTTAAAGAGGAAAGAGCCCACTGTGGAAGGTCAGGAGTACCAAATTATTTCAAAACAAAGCACCCTTGTGATCATCAAAATGTGATGGAACCAACTTCCAGATTACTCGAGTCATTAAGACAGACAAAGAAGGTCTCATGAAGAATCTTACGAAGAGAACAGTCAGCATGCCCCATTGGTAGAAATCTCATTTTGCTTGGGGGTGTGAGGCAATGAAGTCGACAGCAACATTGATTGCGTCAATCTTGTCTGCTTCATTATCAGGGATCTCAAACCCAAACTCTTCTTCCAGTGCCATCACAACCTCTACGGTGTCCAAGCTGTCTAGACcaagatccttgtgaaaatgagaatTTGGTGTGACCTACAGAGACCAGCATATAAGACAAGATTAGCAAAGGATCTTTCTACACTGGTACCCTCACATACAAATTCACATGGAACAAAAATATGAAGGTTCTCAAAACACCCTCGGCCAGAATGCCAACAGCACAGAATTATAATGGGTAAGGAAATGGCTCAATGAGTGATGTCATAAGCAAATGGAATAAgttaaataaaataagaaatgacTAGATCAGTTGGAGCGAATGCCACATGAGATGAGTAAACACTTTCATATTTTCTGGTTCCGAACTATGGTCAATTGCCCATCTAGTTCCAGTTTGAACCATGGTCAGTTGCTTGAAAACTACTTATCATATTAAATGAACTACCATAATTCATTAAAATTGACACCATATAAGAAAGCAAATTTTAGATTATTTTCCCCCACCCCAATCAAAGAACTTACATAGAACTAGGTGTTACAGTGAGTTTGCAAACATATCCACTGTTCTTGATTTTCTTAAGGACTGGAAAGTTGCTCACGCTACAGAAATGAGTCAATTTTCACCTTTCCTTTCTGCAGTTATATTAAATGTTATTTAGCAAATAATGAAGGTAGGATTAATTACAAAAATGacaataaaaaatttggaggcattcaaGAAATAGTATAACTTAATAATGAAGGTGACATTAATTACAAAAATGACCAATAAAAAAATTTCGAGGCATACAAAAAAGAGTACAACTTCAAAATGGTATGCACATCAAAGTTTTGTTAGAAGAAAGAAGTGATGGAGCACCTCAAAAACAAATTGCTCACTAGACACCTCAAATATGGTTTCTATTAGATGTAAAATTAGTAAGGTTCTGTTCCACTGTAGTTTCATCTAAAATGTCGCATTAGTTAACAAGTCCTATTAAAATATGATTAGGGGCATGATCTTTCAGAACTTCTATGGACACAAAAATAATACCTTTCTTTCCTGATGTTACCGTTTTACTTATCTACgctttgttttctctttttctctcgGCAGTGCTTCTCACatcttctttaaattttgttataGTAAGTTGAACTAAATGCTGTTTTCTACACTCAAGAACATAAAATATCAGAATTTGAGTGGGTAAGCCACCATTCCTAATGTTCCAGCAAAAGACCTGAGAAGGATTTGTACAGAAATTCTCATGTTGCTTGTGGGAAATCATACCACCAGGCTACCTACAAATGTAAACCTATGACTGTCAATAAAGTGGATTTTCAGAAAGGTACAAGCAAGTCCTTCACAAAAGTTTTCCTTGCAAGCTCATTTGATGTAACACATTAACAAAGCAAGTTCTGCACAAGAAATTTCCATTCGAGTCATTTAAGGTACGATGTCAAAAAACTTTCTAGCAATTTTCTTGTTATTCACTTTATCCATCCTGCATGATATAATATTCTCAAGCTTTTTGTTACTAGAGATGTGGTAAAGAAAACATAATATGGAGATACCATGTCATAAATCTTAAGCATAGCACAAATGAACTCTGTTATACTAGGCCAGTCCAACTGTGGCCATACTAGGCATTACATCTTATCCTGGAAATGTTAGATCATTATGAACAAAGGCTGAAGCTAAAACTACTACATTTATTTGCAACTAATACAACACATTCAGATTGACACAGCAGGACTTAAAATACTAAAAGTCGGTTCATCTATAACACTGTATACAATGTAAAAGCCTAGAGTTTGTCAGGCCCATTCCTTCACTATCCTGTATATTTGGTAGAGTAAGATGCTTAAAATGACTGAGAAATTCTACAAACAAATCTCGACCTCAATGCTTTATAATACTGTCTCCAAACCAAAAGGCAAACAAGGAACTGATACTTAACTGAATACACATGCATATATTTTGACAATCAAATATCCATTTAACAAGCCATATTGATTGAGAATTTAATTTGAACAAATTAGTAGAAGGTGCTAATAATATTAAACCTTGGTTTTCCTACTATTCAATATTTAAGTGTCTGTTCACACAGAAACACAGTCAGAAGCATCGTGTCATCACAAAAGCCAAATTTACATGTTGAACAAAGATCTTCAGGTAATTCAAAGATTTATGCAATAcaaatacatgtacatataccTGTACAAGtacatgtacacacacacacacacatatatatgtatatatttatatatatgtatatatatatatatatatatatatatatgtatgtatatatatataatggcagATTTTGTAAGTTAATAACAAGAACATTATACATTGAGGGCCAATAGAGATATACACAGGTGCTTTGAAATTTTGGCGCATAGGGTCTACTTGTAAGTTGAGAAGTCCACATGGCATTTACGTGGTTCCCTTGTGGCATGTAGATAGAAAAAGAACGGATCTAAATAAATCCGGATGTGCACCTCTTAGGTGCTATCTTATGCCATGCAGATAGATacaaacatatcaatgattgccaaTATAAATTATTTGTTTACATGAAGCATTCTTCCCATATCAAAATTTAAATATGGTTGAGCTGATAGAAGCGGCATGATCCAACATGCCGAACTTCTATATGCATGGAAACTCAAACACAAGATAATTCTTAACCTCTCCCTTTTTATCTAGAAGTTTAAGGAAACAGATACGACAAGGTTTTTAATCAATCCTAACACTCCCCTAGAGTGTAAACTGGCCGGACAACTCAAGCCCAAAACATTGTGTAGTTTGAGCATCCAAGCTACTACCTTCTACAGTGACATCATCATGTTTTAAACTTTCATCACTGTCAAATGTATCTAATTGCCTAAGCTTGAGATGGTTTTGGCAGCTACAGAACATttaacaacataaataatatGTTACAAATATTTATGTTCCACATTTATTTCTTCCATAATTACTAGTAACTTTCTTAGCACAAGATAGGagaaatcaataaaaaataagtaCCAAACGCTCCACATGAAAGCCTGCTACTTAGCAACATAAATATATGTTATCCCCCGATTACACAAACTATATCCTAGCTCCAAGATGAGTGGAGACATACCATATGTGAGATACTACACTTGTGTTAATAAATCAGAATCTATTGCTGCTGAAATATAAGGCAACAATCGaacatttatattttataaactaGAGCGAGTTCTGAATGAAGATAAGGACAGCAAGACCAGGGCTTTGGTTGCAGAAAACCTCCACTCAAATCGGATTGCAGCGGAAAGTGAAGCCATTTCAGAGCAGAAGATCACTACAAGATCTGAAAGGGGCTACGAGCAAAGATCAGCCACAAAGAGAATTCTCACTCAAATATCACCGGATTCAAGCTCCATCCCATACACCAAACTAAACGTACAGCTCAACAGTATTCGTCGCGACAAAAAAAGCTGCTAACCAGAAATTAAACCCTAGGGTTTATATCGAACTTGGGAAGAACGGTGATATGGCACAGTACCTTGGAGGGATCGACCTTCGGGAAGTTCTTGACGACGGTGATGATCCGATCGGCGACGTCAGACTTGTCTAGGAAGGATCCCATCGCTTCGTCGGAAAAGCGGCGGCGGATGAGGCCGGCGAAGGAGAAGGCCGCCACCGGCGCCGCCTGAGAATCCACCCTCACCCTCAGGTGCCTCAGAAGAGCGCCTCTCATCGCCGCCATCGTCGCCGTCGGAGAAGCAAGACGACAACCTCGAACCAGCCTTGAGATGGAAGCCAAAGTGGCAAAACAGACTGGTGGAGATGATACATATCGTTTTCGGATATAGCAATCATCACGACTGTTACAATCCGTTGTTTCTCGTTGTAACAGCCGTTATAATTCGTTACTAATATATGTACAAAAGTTGAGGACATTTTCTAAGTCATAACTATAAAAACAAAATTATAGAAAAGAATAATCCCATGCATACATAGCGtgtaaatttattattatattaccaTGCAAAtttaaaattcttaaaattttttataactCATAGAAGTTTTAAATATAGATAAAGTATTTATTAATAGTACAAAAC
This genomic stretch from Musa acuminata AAA Group cultivar baxijiao chromosome BXJ3-9, Cavendish_Baxijiao_AAA, whole genome shotgun sequence harbors:
- the LOC135650005 gene encoding acyl carrier protein 2, mitochondrial-like; its protein translation is MAAMRGALLRHLRVRVDSQAAPVAAFSFAGLIRRRFSDEAMGSFLDKSDVADRIITVVKNFPKVDPSKVTPNSHFHKDLGLDSLDTVEVVMALEEEFGFEIPDNEADKIDAINVAVDFIASHPQAK